One window of Paenibacillus albicereus genomic DNA carries:
- a CDS encoding nitric oxide synthase oxygenase → MSGDSGRRAEQAEAWLRQFGMENEWDEERVAARIAAVKAAIGSGEGYEPSAEELAWGARVAWRNSSRCIGRLFWPSLDVIDARGVRSEEEAAGALLRHLETAANGGRIRSVMTVLPSADSGADIRVWNHQLLRYAGYPAASPGEARRGDPASDAFTALCLELGWRGTGGDFDLLPLVISAAGREPRWFPIPQHLAPEVAIEHPEHPGIGRLGLRWYAVPVISDMALEIGGTVYPAAPFNGWYMETEIGARNFGDADRYDRIAAVADALGLDRSRNATLWKDRALVELNVAVLHSFRQAGVSIVDHHTAADQFVRFQRQEAEHGRETSARWSWLIPPLSPSLTPVWHDGGMRELELSPRLLPQDKPPRLQRLERLSESRAGAAAAAGCPVGMPSDPSAEPADESSPAAAGCPFRGH, encoded by the coding sequence ATGAGCGGCGACAGCGGCCGGAGAGCGGAGCAGGCGGAGGCCTGGCTGCGACAGTTCGGCATGGAGAACGAATGGGATGAGGAGCGCGTCGCGGCCCGGATCGCGGCGGTGAAGGCCGCGATCGGCAGCGGAGAAGGGTACGAGCCTTCGGCGGAGGAGCTGGCTTGGGGAGCGCGCGTCGCGTGGCGCAACAGCAGCCGCTGCATCGGACGCTTGTTCTGGCCGTCGCTGGACGTCATCGACGCGCGCGGGGTACGGAGCGAGGAGGAGGCGGCGGGAGCGCTGCTGCGCCACCTGGAGACAGCCGCCAACGGCGGCCGCATCCGCTCGGTCATGACGGTGCTGCCGAGCGCGGATTCCGGAGCGGACATCCGCGTCTGGAACCATCAGCTGCTCCGCTACGCCGGCTATCCAGCCGCGTCGCCAGGAGAGGCGCGGCGGGGCGATCCGGCTTCGGATGCGTTCACCGCTCTCTGCCTGGAGCTCGGCTGGAGGGGAACGGGCGGCGACTTCGACCTGCTGCCGCTCGTCATCAGCGCGGCCGGGAGAGAGCCGCGCTGGTTCCCCATTCCGCAGCATCTCGCGCCGGAGGTGGCGATCGAGCATCCCGAGCACCCGGGCATCGGCCGCCTCGGCCTGCGCTGGTACGCCGTGCCCGTCATTTCCGACATGGCGCTGGAGATCGGAGGGACCGTCTATCCGGCGGCTCCGTTCAACGGCTGGTACATGGAGACGGAGATCGGCGCGCGCAACTTCGGCGACGCGGACCGTTATGATCGGATCGCCGCCGTCGCCGACGCGCTTGGCCTTGACCGCAGCCGCAACGCGACGCTCTGGAAGGATCGGGCGCTCGTCGAGCTCAACGTGGCGGTGCTGCATTCGTTCCGCCAGGCGGGCGTCAGCATCGTCGACCATCATACCGCCGCCGACCAGTTCGTCCGCTTCCAGCGACAGGAGGCGGAGCACGGTCGCGAGACGAGCGCCCGCTGGTCGTGGCTGATTCCGCCGCTGTCGCCTTCGCTGACGCCGGTCTGGCATGACGGGGGGATGCGCGAGCTGGAGCTGTCGCCGCGGCTGCTGCCGCAGGACAAGCCGCCTCGGCTGCAGCGGCTGGAGCGCCTGAGCGAGAGCCGCGCCGGAGCTGCGGCAGCCGCGGGCTGTCCGGTCGGCATGCCGTCCGATCCTTCGGCCGAGCCCGCGGACGAATCGTCTCCTGCGGCGGCCGGCTGCCCGTTTCGAGGCCATTGA
- a CDS encoding EcsC family protein: METDKDTIGALEERPEQPAARLETREQLQAAMAEIEQWEKEQKNLMIWDRMARLPFKLLDRLTPKIVHEKLGQALDELGSYIQNGGKYLVAGRKVGELLREADRSQGGSGDGPYPLSAMNAASARLAEERTRFATAQGATTGFGGIFTLAIDVPAVLGLSLKAIQEIALSYGYDPTLKEERVFTVKVMQFASSDIVGKRAILEEMMRDAADGGKAAGEAVSRIQGWREVIAVYRDNWGWKKLLQAVPVAGVLFGAFINRGMLQNVTESAIMLYRKRRIMERLAESGE; this comes from the coding sequence ATGGAGACGGACAAAGACACGATAGGAGCGCTCGAAGAGCGCCCGGAGCAGCCGGCGGCCCGGCTGGAGACGCGCGAGCAGCTGCAGGCGGCGATGGCGGAGATCGAGCAGTGGGAAAAGGAGCAGAAGAACCTGATGATCTGGGACCGGATGGCGAGGCTCCCGTTCAAGCTGCTCGACCGGCTGACGCCGAAGATCGTGCACGAGAAGCTGGGCCAGGCGCTGGACGAGCTGGGCAGCTACATTCAGAACGGAGGCAAGTATCTCGTCGCGGGGCGCAAGGTCGGCGAGCTGCTGCGGGAAGCGGACCGGAGCCAGGGCGGCAGCGGCGACGGCCCTTATCCGCTGTCGGCGATGAATGCGGCTTCCGCCCGGCTCGCGGAGGAACGGACGCGCTTCGCGACCGCTCAAGGCGCGACGACCGGCTTCGGCGGCATCTTCACGCTGGCGATCGACGTGCCCGCCGTGCTCGGGCTGTCGCTGAAGGCGATCCAGGAAATCGCGCTCAGCTACGGGTATGACCCGACGCTCAAGGAGGAGCGTGTCTTCACCGTCAAGGTCATGCAGTTCGCGTCCTCGGATATTGTCGGCAAACGTGCTATCCTAGAAGAGATGATGCGGGACGCTGCGGATGGCGGCAAGGCGGCCGGCGAAGCCGTCTCCCGCATCCAGGGCTGGCGCGAGGTGATCGCCGTCTACCGGGACAACTGGGGCTGGAAGAAGCTGCTCCAGGCCGTTCCGGTCGCGGGAGTGCTGTTCGGAGCGTTCATTAATCGCGGCATGCTGCAGAACGTGACGGAATCCGCGATCATGCTCTATCGCAAGCGGCGGATCATGGAGAGGCTGGCAGAAAGCGGGGAATGA
- a CDS encoding HelD family protein, translating into MSAQSAYQAEETRLAKAVEDIRGQLGSIGPRYTGDDFTEQMLDLQREERRQRLEIARKEAYFGRIDFQEEGKTQPLPLYIGKAGVARAGSDELLVIDWRAPVASLFYSFSGGEAPVNYDSPDGEIGGTVHLKRNLMVRQDDLLRLVDSFVRGQEDDAVTDEFLLYRLGESKDNKLRDIVSTIQQEQDKIIRADKNLALFIQGVAGSGKTTVALHRLAFLLYQYAGRIRSERMVIFAPNRMFLDYISGVLPELGVGDIVQTTFADWAIDLLEREVTLRPPAETLAYWFEQPHAPEEYAEASGRLKGSAAFKEALDVRLAELEASLLPAEPFEPLPGLQLSVAKMREWHETDYGEESIMRRRERLVSRAKRWLESELKQRGIADKKLRAKATSKLNAFSKRVPAYSAPQLYGKWLEGKSGAQLLPAKLAKATAARLKQGEAEAEDLAPLVYLHIRLHGLGRPFYDHIVIDEAQDYSPFQLEALRLCQQQPSMTVLGDLQQGIHAYAGIADWSELSGRFGEGSTGYFELDRSYRSTTEIIDFANRVLAGMGSTVKPAVPVFRSGDPVVLERVGAEQWASRLAAVVSDWQREGRFQTIAVIGRTERECADVQAALEEAGIEAALVHARQPAYGGGLTVVPAYLSKGLEFDAVLIADASAEAYGAADAKLLYVACTRALHRLGLLHRGEPAVLPG; encoded by the coding sequence ATGAGCGCTCAAAGTGCCTATCAAGCGGAAGAAACGCGGCTTGCGAAAGCCGTGGAGGACATCAGGGGCCAGCTCGGCAGCATCGGCCCGCGCTACACCGGCGACGACTTCACCGAGCAGATGCTCGACCTGCAGCGCGAGGAGCGCCGCCAGCGGCTCGAGATCGCCCGCAAGGAAGCGTACTTCGGCCGGATCGACTTTCAGGAGGAGGGCAAGACGCAGCCGCTGCCGCTGTACATCGGCAAGGCCGGCGTCGCCCGCGCGGGCTCGGACGAGCTGCTCGTCATCGATTGGCGGGCGCCGGTCGCGAGCCTGTTCTATTCCTTCAGCGGCGGCGAGGCGCCGGTGAACTACGACTCGCCGGACGGTGAGATCGGGGGCACGGTGCATCTCAAGCGCAACCTGATGGTCCGGCAGGACGATTTGCTGCGGCTGGTCGACAGCTTCGTGCGCGGGCAGGAGGACGATGCCGTCACCGACGAGTTCCTGCTCTACCGGCTCGGCGAGAGCAAGGACAACAAGCTGCGCGACATCGTCTCGACGATCCAGCAGGAGCAGGACAAGATCATCCGCGCCGACAAGAACCTGGCGCTGTTCATCCAGGGCGTGGCCGGGTCGGGCAAGACGACGGTCGCGCTGCACCGGCTCGCGTTCCTGCTGTACCAGTATGCAGGGCGGATCCGCTCGGAGCGGATGGTCATCTTCGCGCCGAACCGCATGTTCCTCGACTACATCAGCGGCGTCCTGCCGGAGCTCGGCGTCGGCGACATCGTGCAGACGACGTTCGCCGACTGGGCGATCGACCTGCTCGAGCGCGAGGTGACGCTGCGTCCGCCGGCGGAGACGCTCGCCTATTGGTTCGAGCAGCCCCATGCGCCGGAGGAATACGCCGAGGCCTCCGGGCGGCTCAAGGGGAGCGCGGCATTCAAGGAAGCGCTCGACGTCCGGCTCGCGGAGCTGGAGGCTTCGCTGCTGCCGGCCGAGCCGTTCGAGCCGCTGCCGGGCCTTCAGCTGTCCGTCGCCAAGATGAGGGAATGGCATGAGACCGATTACGGCGAGGAATCGATCATGCGCCGCAGGGAACGGCTCGTCAGCCGCGCCAAGCGCTGGCTCGAGTCGGAGCTCAAGCAGCGGGGCATCGCCGACAAGAAGCTGCGCGCCAAAGCGACGAGCAAGCTGAACGCCTTTTCCAAGCGCGTCCCCGCCTACAGCGCTCCGCAGCTGTACGGCAAGTGGCTGGAGGGCAAGAGCGGCGCGCAGCTCTTGCCCGCCAAGCTCGCCAAAGCGACGGCGGCGCGCCTCAAGCAAGGGGAAGCCGAGGCGGAGGACCTCGCTCCGCTCGTCTACCTGCACATCCGCCTGCACGGCCTCGGACGGCCGTTCTACGACCATATCGTCATCGACGAAGCGCAGGACTACTCGCCGTTCCAGCTCGAGGCGCTCCGCCTCTGCCAGCAGCAGCCGTCGATGACGGTGCTCGGCGACCTGCAGCAAGGCATCCACGCTTATGCCGGCATCGCCGACTGGAGCGAGCTGAGCGGACGGTTCGGCGAAGGAAGCACCGGCTATTTCGAGCTGGACCGCAGCTATCGCTCAACGACGGAGATCATCGACTTCGCCAATCGCGTGCTGGCGGGCATGGGCAGCACAGTCAAGCCGGCGGTGCCGGTGTTCCGCAGCGGCGATCCCGTCGTGCTGGAGCGGGTCGGCGCCGAGCAATGGGCGTCGCGGCTTGCCGCGGTCGTCTCGGACTGGCAGCGCGAAGGCCGCTTCCAGACGATCGCCGTCATCGGCCGCACGGAGCGGGAATGCGCGGACGTCCAGGCGGCGCTGGAGGAGGCCGGCATCGAGGCGGCGCTCGTCCATGCGCGCCAGCCCGCATACGGCGGCGGCCTGACCGTCGTGCCGGCCTATTTGTCCAAGGGGCTGGAATTTGATGCCGTGCTCATCGCCGACGCGAGCGCCGAGGCTTACGGAGCGGCCGACGCCAAGCTGCTGTACGTCGCCTGCACGAGGGCGCTGCACCGGCTCGGCTTGCTGCATCGCGGCGAGCCCGCCGTCCTTCCCGGCTGA
- a CDS encoding DUF1294 domain-containing protein produces MNAWQGAILLYAAALSVYAFALFGIDKKAARRSRRRIPEKRLFAASFLGGGFGAWIGMSAWRHKTKHASFRIGVPLLALWNAAALGVLAWLVR; encoded by the coding sequence ATGAATGCATGGCAGGGAGCGATCCTTCTGTACGCGGCGGCGTTGAGCGTCTATGCGTTCGCGCTGTTCGGCATCGATAAAAAGGCGGCGCGGCGATCCCGCCGGCGCATCCCGGAAAAAAGGCTGTTCGCCGCAAGCTTCCTAGGCGGAGGCTTCGGCGCATGGATCGGCATGTCGGCGTGGCGGCACAAGACGAAGCATGCCTCCTTCCGCATCGGCGTGCCGCTGCTGGCGCTTTGGAACGCGGCCGCGCTTGGCGTTCTCGCCTGGCTCGTCCGCTGA
- the hrpB gene encoding ATP-dependent helicase HrpB, whose product MEGTSRLPVDDILPGLLDALEKQGRAVLVAQPGAGKTTRVPLALLGADWLGGRKVLMLEPRRLAARSAAAFMARQLGEEPGGTVGYRVRLDTKVGPATRIEVVTEGILTRLLQEDPALEAYGAVLFDEFHERHLHSDLGLALCLQSAALLREDLRLAVMSATLDAARVAELLGGAPVLASEGRQHPVETRYRPRAAGSRLEHATAAAVGEALRDSAGDVLVFLPGIADIRRTGLELRRAGLPDGVDVRQLHGGMPLQEQDEAVAACSPGRRKVVLATSIAESSLTVAGVRSVVDAGLMRVPRFSPRTGMTRLETVPVSQASADQRRGRAGRTAPGCCWRLWSREAHALLPAYGTPELLEADLAPLALELAAWGTADPSELDWLDAPPSGAYEQACALLERLGALTAERRITPHGRRMAALGGHPRLAHMALCAERLGWSEAACELAALLGERDLLRGERSADLRLRVEALRAAGRGGGSDPALAAAASRIAAEARQWRRSLEAMSRAGSAASKRPAGGEGGRSASARSGSMPLEPGSEPPDIGLLLALAYPDRIAQRRPDGRYVLAIGRGAALASVQPISSAAYLVAADLDDAGVESRIDLAAPVELAALEALLPELFEPEQAVEWDDAAQAVRSRRRTRLGAIVVRESQLDRPDPERVTAALLQGIRRQGLRLLPWSRQTRQLQARMQLMHAVRPDWPDASDEGLLATLEDWLAPHAAGIRSASGLQKLPLAEALDSRLGWERRRQLDSYAPTHLAVPSGSRIPVDYSDPQAPFLAVRLQELFGMKETPRVGGGRLPVVLHLLSPAQRPVQVTRDLESFWSSTYFEVRKELKMRYPKHAWPDNPLEAQPTSRVRPKA is encoded by the coding sequence ATGGAAGGAACAAGCAGGCTGCCGGTCGACGACATCCTGCCGGGACTGCTGGACGCGCTCGAAAAGCAAGGCCGGGCCGTGCTCGTCGCGCAGCCCGGCGCGGGCAAGACGACGCGCGTGCCGCTCGCGCTGCTCGGCGCGGACTGGCTCGGCGGTCGCAAGGTGCTGATGCTCGAGCCGCGGCGCCTCGCCGCGCGCTCGGCGGCGGCGTTCATGGCCAGGCAGCTCGGCGAGGAGCCGGGCGGCACGGTCGGCTACCGCGTGCGGCTCGATACCAAGGTCGGGCCCGCTACGCGTATCGAGGTCGTCACGGAAGGCATCCTGACGAGGCTGCTGCAAGAAGATCCGGCGCTCGAGGCGTACGGGGCGGTGCTGTTCGACGAGTTCCACGAGCGGCATCTGCACAGCGATCTCGGTCTCGCGCTCTGCCTGCAGTCCGCCGCGCTGCTGCGCGAGGACCTGCGGCTCGCCGTCATGTCGGCGACGCTGGACGCCGCCCGCGTGGCCGAGCTGCTCGGCGGAGCGCCGGTGCTGGCGAGCGAAGGCCGCCAGCATCCGGTCGAGACGCGGTACCGGCCGCGAGCGGCAGGCTCGAGGCTGGAACACGCGACGGCTGCGGCCGTGGGGGAGGCGCTGCGCGACTCCGCGGGCGACGTGCTCGTCTTTTTGCCGGGCATCGCGGACATCCGGCGGACCGGCCTCGAGCTGAGGCGGGCGGGACTGCCGGATGGCGTCGACGTGCGCCAGCTGCACGGCGGCATGCCGCTGCAGGAGCAGGACGAGGCGGTCGCCGCCTGCTCGCCGGGCCGGCGCAAGGTCGTCCTCGCCACGTCGATTGCGGAGTCGAGCCTGACGGTCGCCGGGGTCCGGTCCGTCGTCGACGCCGGACTGATGCGGGTGCCGAGATTCTCGCCGCGCACCGGCATGACGCGGCTCGAGACGGTGCCGGTGTCGCAGGCGTCCGCCGACCAGCGGCGCGGCCGCGCGGGACGTACCGCGCCGGGCTGCTGCTGGCGGCTGTGGAGCCGGGAGGCTCATGCCTTGCTGCCGGCCTACGGCACGCCGGAGCTGCTCGAGGCGGATCTCGCGCCGCTCGCGCTGGAGCTGGCGGCGTGGGGGACGGCCGATCCGTCGGAGCTGGACTGGCTGGACGCGCCTCCGTCCGGCGCTTACGAGCAGGCCTGCGCGCTGCTGGAGCGGCTCGGCGCGCTGACGGCGGAGCGCCGCATCACGCCGCATGGCCGGCGCATGGCCGCGCTCGGCGGGCATCCGCGGCTTGCGCATATGGCGCTGTGCGCGGAGCGGCTCGGCTGGAGCGAGGCCGCCTGCGAGCTGGCGGCGCTGCTCGGCGAGCGGGATCTGCTGCGCGGCGAGCGCAGCGCCGACCTGCGGCTGCGCGTCGAAGCGCTGCGCGCGGCGGGACGCGGAGGCGGGAGCGATCCGGCGCTGGCGGCCGCCGCCTCGCGGATCGCGGCCGAAGCGCGCCAGTGGCGCCGGTCGCTGGAAGCGATGAGCCGGGCCGGTTCGGCCGCGTCCAAGCGACCGGCCGGCGGCGAAGGGGGCCGCTCCGCGAGCGCCCGCAGCGGTTCCATGCCGCTTGAGCCGGGCTCGGAGCCGCCCGACATCGGGCTGCTGCTCGCGCTCGCCTATCCCGATCGCATCGCGCAGCGGCGCCCGGACGGCCGCTACGTGCTCGCGATCGGCCGAGGAGCGGCGCTGGCGTCCGTCCAGCCGATTTCCTCGGCGGCATATCTCGTCGCCGCCGACCTCGACGACGCCGGGGTGGAAAGCCGCATCGACCTGGCCGCGCCGGTCGAGCTCGCGGCGCTGGAGGCGCTGCTGCCGGAGCTGTTCGAGCCGGAGCAGGCCGTCGAATGGGATGACGCCGCGCAGGCGGTGCGCAGCCGGAGACGGACGCGGCTCGGCGCGATCGTCGTCCGCGAGTCGCAGCTTGACCGTCCGGACCCCGAGCGGGTCACGGCGGCGCTGCTGCAGGGCATCCGGCGCCAAGGCCTGCGCCTGCTGCCTTGGTCGCGCCAGACGCGCCAGCTGCAAGCGCGCATGCAGCTCATGCATGCGGTGCGGCCCGATTGGCCGGATGCGTCCGACGAAGGGCTGCTCGCCACGCTGGAGGACTGGCTCGCGCCGCATGCCGCCGGCATCCGCAGCGCCTCCGGGCTGCAGAAGCTGCCGCTGGCCGAAGCGCTTGACTCGCGGCTCGGCTGGGAGCGGCGCCGGCAGCTCGACTCCTACGCGCCGACGCATCTGGCCGTGCCGAGCGGCTCGCGCATCCCGGTCGACTACAGCGACCCGCAGGCGCCTTTTCTCGCCGTGCGGCTCCAGGAGCTGTTCGGCATGAAGGAGACGCCGCGCGTCGGCGGCGGCCGGCTTCCCGTCGTCCTGCACCTGCTGTCACCGGCTCAGCGTCCGGTGCAAGTGACGCGCGACCTGGAGAGCTTCTGGAGCTCCACGTACTTCGAGGTGCGCAAGGAGCTCAAGATGCGCTATCCGAAGCATGCTTGGCCGGACAATCCGCTGGAAGCCCAGCCGACGAGCCGCGTCCGGCCGAAGGCTTGA
- the corA gene encoding magnesium/cobalt transporter CorA has translation MLRIMAMDSAGRLRKDVGLGELKALDPVWFWADIGEPDEAETRLLDEYFHFHPLAIEDCLHLLQRPKVDHYDDVHFFVLHALEPETLRVQEVNLFLGPNFAVTFHFAACTEIDEAWRAAHVHPKHPRSGHLAAAHTVMDRLVDRYFPSVYELEDQLLDADPGSGGYSDRTGIDQVFEIRSKLLRLRKTIVPMRDLLYRLTTIEAIPGLKEYRAFFHDIYDHLLKQAETLEACRDMTADMRDSYMSYSSNRMNGIMKTLTVITTIFMPLTFLAGIYGMNFVRMPELQWRYGYFGVLAGMGLIAAGMFAWFKRKGWFD, from the coding sequence ATGCTGCGCATCATGGCGATGGATTCAGCCGGCCGACTCCGCAAGGACGTCGGGCTCGGCGAGCTGAAGGCGCTGGACCCGGTCTGGTTCTGGGCCGACATCGGCGAGCCGGACGAGGCCGAGACCCGGCTGCTGGACGAGTATTTTCATTTTCACCCGCTGGCGATCGAGGACTGCCTGCATCTGCTGCAGCGGCCCAAAGTGGACCATTACGACGACGTGCACTTCTTCGTCCTGCATGCGCTTGAGCCGGAGACGCTTCGCGTGCAGGAAGTGAACCTGTTCCTCGGCCCGAACTTCGCGGTGACGTTCCACTTCGCCGCCTGCACGGAGATCGACGAGGCCTGGCGGGCGGCCCACGTGCATCCGAAGCATCCCCGAAGCGGCCATCTCGCCGCCGCGCACACCGTCATGGACCGGCTCGTGGACCGCTATTTCCCGTCGGTCTACGAGCTGGAGGACCAGCTGCTCGACGCCGATCCCGGCAGCGGAGGCTATTCCGACCGTACCGGCATCGATCAGGTGTTCGAGATCCGCAGCAAGCTGCTGCGCCTGCGCAAGACGATCGTGCCGATGCGCGACCTGCTGTACCGGCTGACGACGATCGAGGCGATTCCGGGGCTGAAGGAGTACCGGGCCTTTTTCCACGACATCTACGACCATCTGCTCAAGCAGGCGGAGACGCTGGAGGCGTGCCGGGACATGACCGCGGACATGCGCGACAGCTACATGAGCTACAGCTCCAACCGGATGAACGGCATCATGAAGACGCTCACCGTCATCACGACGATCTTCATGCCGCTGACGTTCCTCGCGGGCATCTACGGCATGAACTTCGTCCGCATGCCCGAGCTCCAGTGGCGATACGGCTACTTCGGCGTCCTGGCCGGCATGGGGCTGATCGCGGCGGGCATGTTCGCCTGGTTCAAGCGCAAGGGATGGTTCGACTGA
- a CDS encoding coiled-coil domain-containing protein, protein MDDRTTGCGPGAGGKDAPDAPDASAAERIRELGRRLDEALEAESEQRVLERSRERLDREILQLEREQSERLDRLGKEAADVERLSRRSWSSLWLRLTGDLDEQLELEQLEAERAAAEVKEGEAELRELREMQARTSVRLGELAPASGSSEPIRIEREQLVLAAFPAIAAGVREIDGQLRAKQALLAELREAIHAAAALASQLELAVDRLDAAAGWGTYDMLGGGMIATAAKHSRLDEAQEALLGARSAARRLHKELADVGQAASFDIPIGDGVRLGDYVLDGLFMDWHVQGKINGAREDNDRLLGEARRLRRRLETEAAQAEQDLSALRIRRASLLDSAV, encoded by the coding sequence ATGGACGACAGGACGACAGGCTGCGGCCCGGGAGCCGGCGGGAAGGACGCGCCGGACGCGCCGGACGCATCGGCGGCGGAGCGCATCCGCGAGCTCGGACGGCGGCTGGACGAGGCGCTCGAGGCGGAGTCGGAGCAGCGCGTGCTGGAGCGCAGCCGGGAGCGGCTGGACCGAGAGATCCTGCAGCTCGAGCGGGAGCAGTCGGAGCGGCTGGATCGCCTCGGCAAGGAGGCGGCGGACGTCGAGCGCTTGTCGCGGCGCAGCTGGAGCTCGCTCTGGCTGCGACTCACCGGCGACTTGGACGAGCAGCTGGAGCTGGAGCAGCTGGAGGCCGAGCGGGCCGCCGCCGAGGTCAAGGAGGGAGAAGCGGAGCTGCGCGAGCTGCGGGAGATGCAAGCGCGGACGAGCGTCCGGCTCGGCGAGCTCGCTCCTGCGTCAGGCAGCAGCGAGCCGATCCGGATCGAGCGGGAACAGCTCGTCCTGGCGGCTTTCCCGGCCATCGCCGCCGGCGTGCGGGAAATCGACGGGCAGCTCCGCGCCAAGCAGGCGCTGCTCGCGGAGCTGCGCGAGGCGATCCATGCGGCTGCCGCGCTCGCCTCGCAGCTGGAGCTGGCGGTGGACCGGCTGGACGCGGCGGCCGGATGGGGCACGTACGACATGCTCGGCGGCGGCATGATCGCCACGGCGGCCAAGCACAGCCGGCTCGACGAGGCGCAGGAGGCGCTGCTCGGCGCGCGCTCGGCGGCGCGGCGGCTGCACAAGGAGCTGGCCGATGTGGGGCAGGCCGCTTCGTTTGACATCCCGATCGGCGACGGAGTCCGGCTGGGCGATTATGTGCTGGACGGGCTGTTCATGGATTGGCATGTCCAAGGCAAGATCAACGGCGCGAGGGAAGACAACGACCGCCTGCTGGGCGAGGCGCGCCGGCTTCGGCGGCGGCTGGAGACGGAAGCGGCCCAGGCGGAGCAGGACCTGTCCGCGCTGCGCATCCGCCGCGCGTCCCTGCTGGATTCGGCGGTCTGA
- the gluQRS gene encoding tRNA glutamyl-Q(34) synthetase GluQRS, with product MIAGRFAPTPSGLMHLGNARTALLAWLQIRRLGGSFLLRMEDIDGPRSRPDYAEAALRDLRWLGLDWDEGPDRGGPRGPYTQSERHALYEQALERLRGQGLLYPCYCSRAELAAVASAPHGLASEGPAYPGTCRCLTEEERRERALRKPPSLRFAVPPGRIVRFDDECAGPQETPPGAGGDFVVRRADGIFSYQLAVAVDDAAMGITHVLRGSDLLDSTPRQLLLLEALGLAPPRYAHVPLLMGPDGKRLAKRHGGTSLQALREAGVRPERVVGLLARWSGLLERAEPVRPRELVEAAAKRPLPALPIVVREEELSGMLEG from the coding sequence ATGATCGCCGGCCGCTTCGCCCCGACCCCGTCGGGGCTCATGCATCTCGGCAATGCCCGTACCGCCCTGCTCGCCTGGCTTCAGATCCGCCGCCTCGGCGGCTCGTTCCTGCTCCGCATGGAGGATATCGACGGCCCCAGGTCGCGGCCGGACTATGCCGAGGCGGCGCTGCGCGACCTGCGCTGGCTCGGGCTCGATTGGGACGAAGGCCCCGATCGGGGCGGCCCGCGCGGTCCTTATACGCAGAGCGAACGGCATGCTCTCTATGAACAGGCGCTGGAGCGGCTGCGCGGGCAAGGACTGCTTTATCCTTGCTACTGCAGCCGGGCGGAGCTGGCGGCCGTCGCCAGCGCGCCCCACGGCCTGGCCTCGGAAGGGCCGGCCTATCCCGGCACCTGCCGCTGCCTGACGGAGGAGGAGCGGCGGGAGAGGGCGCTGCGCAAGCCGCCGTCGCTCCGGTTCGCCGTGCCGCCGGGGCGGATCGTCCGGTTCGACGACGAATGCGCCGGTCCGCAAGAGACGCCGCCCGGAGCCGGGGGCGACTTCGTCGTGCGCCGGGCGGACGGCATCTTCAGCTACCAGCTTGCGGTCGCGGTCGACGATGCCGCCATGGGCATCACCCATGTGCTGCGCGGGAGCGACCTGCTGGACTCGACGCCGCGCCAGCTGCTGCTCCTCGAGGCGCTCGGCCTGGCCCCGCCGCGCTACGCGCATGTCCCGCTGCTGATGGGACCCGACGGCAAGCGGCTTGCCAAGCGCCACGGCGGCACGTCGCTGCAGGCGCTGCGGGAGGCCGGCGTGCGGCCCGAGCGCGTCGTCGGCCTGCTCGCCCGCTGGAGCGGCTTGCTTGAGCGGGCCGAGCCGGTCCGGCCGCGCGAGCTCGTCGAGGCGGCGGCGAAGCGGCCTTTGCCGGCCTTGCCGATCGTCGTGCGCGAGGAGGAGCTGAGCGGCATGCTCGAGGGATGA